The sequence GTTATGTGAAAACATATTAACAGAATAAAGCCTATGCAACTTTTCATAAAAAGCTCAATAGTCTTCCTAGGCACTAACGAAACTTGACAGCTTTTCCAGAATAAAACTTGCCAAACCTAAAAGCTTTCTGTAATGCAATTAAAAAGTTTTTACATGCCCATCCACAAACTCTGCACTTTTTGAGGAATTTCAGGCTCCTGGCAAGCACTTACGAGTGGGTATTGGACACACAAAAATCTAGGACTTCCTATTCTATCTGACTTCGCTTGTCCAATAGAAAAGAGGACAAGAATAAATTAGAATATTGGGCTAAAGATATGATGTTCAGCTTTCACTAAAGGCTAATATCCAGTTTCCATATCTAGTTCTTTTTGCTTTAGACCTCCGGTTTAACAAAAAATGACAGTAAAAGGAAACCTGATAGGGAACTGTAACCACAGAAgggtgacattttaaaaatatttttatttttaaaaatagaaatggagaaaaaaaccctcagtaaCTTCTTTTAGGAATGAAGAGCTTCTTTTTGAATCCCAGATGATCTTACTACTCACATATCACTGACTCTATTAGTTCTGTGATATCAATTGATGGGGAGACAGGTCCTATTTCAAATTCTGCCACTGATTTGCTTTTATGACTTTAAACAAttcattctgtttctttctgtatcTCAAGTTTCTTCTTGTACAAGATGGATAGAAGCCACTATTGCTTGCATTAAAAAGGTgccaggaaaataaattactctAAGGACCTGGGAGAGATAGTTATGAACTCCAGAAGGATCATTCACTTTGAATGACAGTATCTTAAGATCTTTACAATGGTAAATGATGCATTATTGAAGCATTATCAGTTTCATTAACGTTTAGAACATACcaaatcagagatttttttttctggcgtGCTGTGTAAGAAGCTTCTTCACTGACATGACAGCTCTTGTTTTACTCTTAACAGGAAAACTGCATTAGATCGCTACAGCCTTGAGAAGGAAGGCTTCACTCACATCCTCAATGCGGCCCATGGTCAGCGGAATGTGGACACAGGACCAGAATACTATCATGACATGACTGTGGAGTACCATGGAGTGGAAGCAGATGATCTCCCCACTTTCAAGCTCAGCCAATTCTTCTATTCAGCATCTAAATTCATTGATAATGCGCTTCAGGATGAAAGAAGTAAGGAGGGTGCTGAAAATGGTTAAGAACAGTACAGTACTCCATCTGATTATGAGCATAGCTCCAAGCATTCAAGCTTGTGGGAATGAAACAAGTCCAATACAGTTTAACAGAGAATATAAAACTAGTAGTAGGGAACTAGTATAAGAGAAGGTAaagttttttgttgctgttttgacTCCTTCATAAACACATTGGAGAGAATTAGACTTTGCATAGGTTCCATGAACTAGctgttttttcctcaaattaGTCCCTGTTAAGAAAGGTTGAATGAATATTGGCTGTGTAGTGGTGGGAGCGGAACACAAGTGCTCTGCAGAGATTCCAGGCTGTCACTCCACAGCTTCATGCTCTGCAGCATTAGATTCActctaaaaatataaaaccacCTTCCTACTTTGGCCATCAGATCTACCCCATGCTATAACAGATTTATCTGCCATGTTCCAAGCAGCAGGGGACCCAAACAACTCTGACAGCAGAGATCTAGAGACATTTCATTAaagcctttgtaaattgttagcTTGATTACTACAATTCATAATTTTCTGACCTCCAGTAGTGTTCTATCAGAAAGCTTTACAGTGATGTAAAATGCTACAGCCTAGGTCTCACACTGGCTTTCAATACTACTCCTACTCTTTCCctcacatgctttttttttttaaataaatctctaCAGGATATTTTAACAGAAACCAACTGAGAAACTTAAGACTTTCCTTCTGACCTACGAAGACCTTACTATCTGAGGGTCACATAGCAAGTTTCTAGCTTCATGTCAGCTTCTGTTCTTGGCTGTTTAGCTCAGCTGTAGGCAGCTACTACCTGGCTTCGCCCCAATAGCCAGACAGGTCTTCACATTTTACCCTTTCAGCAAATATCATCTACAGCAACTTTCCCTTGTTGAAGAGAAAGTCTTGAAAGTGgttcagttttaaaaatcaaagtcttAATAGCAGGAGAAACTGCTTCAGGAGCTTACTTGCTTGTGAAGAAAGGCACCTGATATTTCAAAAAGGTATGTTTGAAGCACTGCTTCTGGGAGGGAGTGGATAACTAACACCACCTGTGCCTAGACATGGCTGGAGGCCAGAGGTCAGCATCAGGCTGGAGTAGCTGAAATAAGAAATGAAGACTTCCTCACTCCCACTACCCTCCTGTTACTCCAAGACCTTTGTCTGCTGCACTGAGGTAAAGAAACAGGCACAAGGGAAGCAGCAAAGGCTTGAAAAAATAACCTTGCATCCCAGTACCTATTGGGGCAGGGAAGGATGGGATGCAGGGGGAGTAGTATTAAcctttttgtttcaaaaacaCATCAAAGTCCAGGAAGTTCTGAAACAGTATCAAGCACCAGTACAACAGTAAAACACTAGTCCAAATCGGAGTGACTGGATGAacttccagaaaacaaaaaaatctgcacttGCGTAGATACTACCAACTGCAATCATTTCTGTAGCTGTCCATTGCCTGCCACATTCACACAGTTTTTAAACAAGACAGCTAGGATCTCTTCTGATAGACTCTAATACAAATAATTACCATAATAGTCATGAAGAAAAAGAGCAAGCTCTTAACTTTCTCCAGAGAAAAAAGTACACTAAATGTACATCTCCTATCCCAGCCAAAGACACACATAAAGGTCCATGTTGAACGCATGGCCAATACACATCTACAGAACAAGAGAATGACTCCAGAAACTACACTGATGTCTCTTACACTTACAGGAGGAAAGACTAGAGGCAAGTAAGTAGTTCTTTCCTCCAACAACATAAATGCATTATTTGTGAATGTGTATCTAGTGTAGAAAGGTGCTCTGTATTTCAAATCCCTAATGAAAGGACTATTTGTGTTCATCTTCCTGATTGACAAAGAGCATCCAGATTCCTAAACAGGACATTATACTAAGTAACCAAGTACTCATCTCCAGTGGTGATAACATGTGACTTCAGAATCTGGTGCAAAAGATTTCTGATCAATACCACAATTACAGTTATTTGCTACTTTGCGTTAGAACTGAGCAAATGCAAAGagagggaaaatgggaaaaaagaaagttttgacTCATGTGACCAGAATGTACGTATTAATGAATTTACTTCAGTTGTATCGCATTGTTTGCGGTGTGACCTTCAGTCTGCCAAGTGATCAAATTAACTGAATAGCTGTCTTCATACAACACTTTTTGCTGGGAAGATGCTCATTAGTCAAAGTTGTTGAAACAAGTTATGCAAATGAAGTAGCCTCTCTTTCTGCAACAGGCCAGAAATTCTGCCAATTTGAGTGCTGCCAAAACACAGTACTAATGCTGTAATTCTGATCTACCCTTCAAAAATCTTTGTCATGGTGAAAAAACTACCTTAGAGCAGTACTTGCAGAGTTTAAGCATGGGCAGAGGAACTTAAAAACAGTGAAAGCAGCCCAGCTATAAGAGTAAGTTTTAGAGGCAAACTCAAACCGTTCAATTATGCATGCTATCATTCAGCTGTGCATAAAGATTTCCCCAAACATGCAATTCAGCTCACAGAACAGCTTAAAATTTCTACCAGCAAGGCCTGATTAATCTGAAAGGAAGACATAattttaaagaggtttttaagCTCCCTACTATGCTACAAATTTAGTACTTGTTCCCTTGGTGTCTTAGTTCCTCAGAATGTGAAGTAGAGGGGAATAGGATTTTCTTTCCATGTGAAGATgccatgggaaaaaaatacattaaggacagagattaaaaaatgcaATGTGAGAAAAATAATGTATGAGACAGATACAAAGACCCAAGGCATTTGACCAAAGACACCTCAACATTCATCACTCCATCTGACTCTGGAGAGGGATCTGAATCTAGACAGATTTTCAAGTATCACAAGCCCAAGTCAAGTGATCAAAATATTCCAGGGACCTGTCACCACTGGCGTGTAGACCTCTGGCTCTTCATGCATTTTATACTCAGCCATACCTTGAAGGATACAAGTGGTCAGAATCAAAGACTGTAAGAGCAGACTCCCTCTTGGGGAAAGAGTTTTCAGATCGGTCCTTACATCAGAACTGAAGAAACTACAAAACAGTACAGAAGGGACATGGCTCTGCAGAATAATACCAGCGTTTTGCTGTAACAGGCAGTCAAATCTTGACTAGTCACACACACGGAAGAGACTTAGTTTTCGTACAACCAGGGGGCATTTCAGAAAATTGTATGGacatttttttgcctttgctaACATAATATAAAACTGTACATTTTCTCCTAGATCTCCTGCTTTTACCACCCACACAAAGCAAAGACTTCCTTGTCCTATCATGTATTTTACCACCTCAACAGCAACCCATTTGGAAGGTGGGAAGCTCTAAAGAGAAGCATGAAGAGCTGAACAAATGAGAGTTTTCATCCGTTTCAAATATTTGCAGTAATAATAGAAAGCATTATCATTTTCCAGGAGAGAAAAGGCACTTTTAGTTATCAGAGACTGGAATTTTGCCAAGATGCCTCTAAAACTATCTGCTGGGATTAGGATGCAGACTAACCATTAATCCTCTAGTGTTGGCAGTTCTTGATGCATCCATTACACAGCAATGCTACTTGTGCCAAGACATCTTCTTGTGCCTGGAAGCAAAGGAGTTAATTGGCAGGAGTCATGGCTTTGCACCCAACACTTCTCACTAGGCATAGCTGACAGAGATAAACTATTATTGGCCctgataggatttttttttttcctgtggtaatTCAGCTTAGCAGGGTGTTAGAGAGAATGCTCCAAATCTACTTCCTTCAGCAGTTCAACCCTTTGCGAGAGCCCCTCAAGGGCTTTGAATCATTTTTGGAAATCTTTTGAAGTGTTTCAAAACCTGTCAATCAGACCTGAACCCACTCACTGttctcttcctccacctcctccagaCACAGCAAATGGGGAAGGTTCCACTTTGACTTATATCCTTGCTAGTACCTGGAGCCAAGGACTTTCTGCCTCTGGAAGTCCAAAGTTAAACCAAGCAATGTCACTAAGCTAAATCTTGAGACACATTTATTCAGAGACAAAAACTATTAGCAGAGACTTTGTATTCACAGTATACAAGACAGGCCACTACTTCAAGTAGACGATCATATAAAACACTCAGAGGCGATGGTAGTGGTGAATTACTTTCATTCAACACAACAGGATAAGGGTGACTAGCCAGAGATTTCCAACGAAGCTCTTCTACAGTTTAAGAGATGGTTTCTTTCTATCCCCCTGGTTGTATGCCTATTAACTTCTATGGCCCTTCTTATTTTTCTGCCCTCAAAAATATCACTGAACCTTAAAAAGACTTGTTAACTATATCTTACAAATGAAGTATTTGGGCATAAAGAGATGCAATCTAGATCCTGAAGGACACGACTgtcagaaaaacaacaacaaaaaaaatcaaattctgttAGCTTTTGTGTCTAGCTGGTAGAACTGAAAAAGTCACCTCCATGCATCCCATTTATCCTCATGGTTTAATAGCAAACCAAAACCTACCACACCCTGCACTTTGGTCATTATACCCAAACACATAATTATATATATGCTGCTTGTGAGGCCTGTAAGATTAGGCTGCAGCAGGGCTTGCTATGTTACTTAATGCAAGGCTGCAGCCCCCAGGCCTTCTCTGCAACCTTTGTtcacaaataaatttaaaaatacttgttttaggattaaatggtgaaatgctggggtttcaaccccaagccccaaattaaggttgacatatgggtgattcccccagcccttcacaaagggggtgagtttacctttaggcttccctccagggtgcagccagccttgcagggagagccatgaggtaaacgAGCCCCGGGAGTccgcattaagtaaacaaaggtcaggtgtcccacttagggataaaagctgggaccacttgcaggaaggggcagtgtctgtctgtgaggtggatgcactgtgcagagttccctgttggggaaggccctcctgcctccctgggactgggctccagtcaggtctggcctttgtaaaggtgggctgtgtagagattcggtatgtggcttccttggtcttatgtatttggtttgttgactcggttgtctcctgtcccttctatgggagactgcatttcactatttattccacctattgttggttgtgtggtgtcattgttggggtcagtgggattgatgtcgattatgtataatttgactgacttgtttgtacccccagtgctcacccatgtactgacccttttgtatcaaatacaattaggttattggtttatctttatgctggctgtgtcctttatgctaggcctaataattggcaaaacaaatgGGTAATCTCCAATGCAGATGGCGTTCAGTTAGTACAGTAAGATTTACAGCCTCAGCTTCCCCATCTATAAACAGCTGGACCTTACAAAAATGCTAGTAAAGGTAATCAAGTCACCAAACAAAGCAGGGGCATTACAGAAACCTTCAATGTCAAAAAAAGAAATGACTGAGTGTCATCTCTGCATCATTTCTCTTTGTTTCCACAGACAAGGTTCTGGTTCACTGTGCTATGGGTCGCAGCCGGTCAGCCACACTTGTCTTGGCTTACCTTATGATTTACAAGAACATGACAGTAGTGGATGCCATTGAGCAAGTATTGAGACACCGATGCATCTTGCCAAACCGGGGCTTCTtgaagcagctgagagaactggacATAGCATTGGCACTGCAGAGGAGGAACACCAAAAACAGCCTACCACCTGATGACAACGAGAACAGCACCATGAACTAGTATTGCTCCTGGCAGGGTTGTACTACTGGAAAAGAAATTCCataaaaggagaggaggagaaggtgtAGTTAATTACACAGTCACAAGGATCATTTGttatttggaaggaaaaacaaagtaatttcaAATGCTGTCAAGATGAGAAAGAAGGGAAGCCAAATTTAAAACCCATCATCTTAGAATGTTCTAGCCCTAGCAGAATTCTTTGTTACATCAACAAATAAATTTTACCCTCTGTAAAAAAGCCTTTCCAACACAAAAGCAGGCACAACTTAAAGCAAACCATCTTCTAGCCAAGTACTCTCAAAATCCTGATCCTAACCCAAGCACAGAGCCTTTAAAAGAGTACAGCCAGGCATTCCTGAAGAAATTTTGCAGGAAAAACACCAAGATGATAGCAGCATAGATGAATTAAGTTCAGTCCCAGAGTCCTGAAGGATTTCATGGTTTGTCTTTTTGTGCCCTTTTCTGGCATCTCCATTTCTTCTTTCACAGTAAGCACCTAGGGCAGCACAGCCTTTAAAGAAGACCTCCAGATGAGGATCAACTACCCAGTTTTCATAATGAACTTTGCAGCAGACCATGAAAACTAGAAATAAAGCAAGACTCTTAAGAAGGTCAGATGCATAAGTAGCTATAACAGGCAACAATTCAAGGAGATACATACATACAATATTTTAgcagtttcaggtttttttttcctaaatgcttCAACTCCCTGAATTTTAAAAGGTCCTACATATAGAGTATCCAAGTCAATTTACTAGTCCacaaaaaagaagactgaaaaaattatGTGTGGTGATTTGCTTTCCTGCACTTGGAAAAACTAATGGctagaacaaacaaaaatagGATGTCCTTTACACTGCTAAGAGAAAGTTCAAGATCAAACTTGTGGAGCCCTGATAACCCCCTAAATAATCATGGATTATAAACAGTTCTAATAAGATTTTAGTTTTGATTAAAAAGGCAAAAGACACAGGcgaaggctttaaaaaaatacttcacaaCCTCATTAACCaggaaaaagctgctgctgtACTTTCAGAAACCACTGTTTATATTTACCACTACCAAGTATTTTCTCCTATCTCAGCTCTAGACACCTTAATACATTATTGTGCTCCAGTGCAGTTGCTAATAATTGTATCTGTTGACAGAAGTAGTCTAAATACACAAATGGGGACTACTTTTTTGCCTAAACTTATTCAATTTGCTCTATTTGATACAAATGAGTAACTGTTTTGACACAACCAGAGTTTTCCCACCTTAGCAGTACCTGAGATTCTTAAAATATACTGTAGAGGAGGATTACGATTAAGCCACATTTACCTTTTTTGCAGTTGCGAAACAGTCAAGTCATCACCCTCCCCACTGGAATTTTGCCTAATTCAATGTAGCAGGTAAGAGCTATTTACTGCCTCAGTGCCCAAGAGGAGCAACCTAGCCACTGAGAGCACAGTTTTCTTGGTCTTTACCACCTGACAAAGACTGTGACTTTGGTGCAGTACAGACTGTAGAAATCTTGGACACttcctaaaaaaagaaagaacacagGGCAGAAACGTGCCAGTGAAAACTGGAAGTATACACTACAAACCAAATAGAGTTGAGCACAACTGTAGACCATTTTTTGTACATGTTAACAGCTCTTTATAGGCTTAACCTCTCTAGTGTGAAGGCTTTTCtattccttcccttccttctggGGCCCAAAACCCAGTAAATTAGTCATCTCCAAACAGTAACTGTAGCGAAGGCTGCAAGCACTCATAATGCAATGCTTGTATTTACCTGTATAATAAATACCTTGCCTTCAAATTCTCAACACAGCAGAACACAATAAACACAACTAGActactattaaaaaacaaataacacaTCACAGTGTGTATCTCTATCATGGATTTTGTTCACAAACTCTAGGACTTACAGCAGGATCTCTACACTtggattagaaaaaaaaccacagaaaaaaacagaaataaaaggaaactcAAAGGAAGTCATTTGACACTTCAAAAATATATAAGCAGTCACAATGTGGGTTTAAAGAGTCAAAAAATTCTTGGATGGGGTCCCTCAACTCTTTCCATCTACTTCCATAGACCTTCAAGTGCACCTTTTGAGAGCACCTTACTCTCTACAGTGATTTAATTCTCAACCCAGACATGCAACAGTTTGTCCAGCCTTGTGTCTGACAAACCTGCCTTTCAGACACATGGCCCTGCTCTTTCATTTACTGTGATGGAGAAAGCTGAGCTTTCTCACCTCTG comes from Athene noctua chromosome 5, bAthNoc1.hap1.1, whole genome shotgun sequence and encodes:
- the DUSP29 gene encoding dual specificity phosphatase 29 is translated as MDKMSSAGLNAGKKNAYTAIKVDPDEDYCTPGAFELERLFWKGCPKYTHVNEVWPNLYIGDEKTALDRYSLEKEGFTHILNAAHGQRNVDTGPEYYHDMTVEYHGVEADDLPTFKLSQFFYSASKFIDNALQDERNKVLVHCAMGRSRSATLVLAYLMIYKNMTVVDAIEQVLRHRCILPNRGFLKQLRELDIALALQRRNTKNSLPPDDNENSTMN